From one Amaranthus tricolor cultivar Red isolate AtriRed21 chromosome 17, ASM2621246v1, whole genome shotgun sequence genomic stretch:
- the LOC130804596 gene encoding probable beta-1,4-xylosyltransferase IRX9H — MASIRRTLSPVPRPGSRSNGEACSVASPLSKSSSVVQNPLQPNGLSYSYFNSLEYALYKVHNYILGWFSHRSSRPLDRSKPKGHVWKRALLHFLVCFLVGLSIGLTPFGSMNFPARISPHHQTLFFDIIPSSVKYPPFSARNISMADENKLNVENATLQEQVESISSETLAIKLVIEDPPLEVNKLLIVITPTNSRPFQAYYLNRLGQTLKLVPPPLVWIVVEMDSQSIETAEILRKTGLMYRHLVCNKNITDIKYRNVYQRNAALAHIETHRLNGIVYFADDANVYSVDLFTQLRQIRRFGTWKVAALSMRGAIFRDGPVFNGSEIIGWSTRELTRRFHADMSGFAFNSTILWDPKRWHRHILEPIRQIDTLKERFLASAFIEQIVEDESQMEGLLGNCSSIMVWRFPLESSSSSYPRQWFISRNVEKQLSTEVV; from the exons ATGGCTTCAATTAGAAGAAcactttctcctgttcctcgtCCTGGTTCGAGATCGAATGGTGAAGCTTGTTCAGTGGCATCTCCATTATCTAAATCATCATCTGTTGTACAAAACCCTTTACAACCAAATGGATTATcatattcttattttaattCATTGGAGTATGCATTGTATAAGGTGCATAACTATATACTTGGTTGGTTCTCACATAGATCGTCGCGTCCGTTAGATAGATCAAAACCTAAAGGCCATGTATGGAAGAGGGCACTCCTACATTTTCTAGTATGCTTCTTGGTTGGACTATCTATTGGGTTGACCCCTTTTGGCTCTATGAATTTCCCAGCAAGAATTTCGCCTCATCATCAAACTCTTTTCTTTGACATAATTCCTTCGAGTGTTAAATACCCTCCTTTTAGTGCTAGGAATATTTCCATGGCTGACGAGAATAAGTTGAATGTGGAAAATGCTACCTTGCAAGAGCAAGTGGAAAGTATATCAAGTGAAACACTTGCTATTAAACTGGTTATTGAGGACCCACCATTGGAAGTTAACAAGCTCTTGATAGTTATTACCCCAACGAATTCTCGGCCATTTCAAGCTTACTATCTCAATCGATTGGGACAAACGTTGAAACTTGTTCCACCACCATTGGTATGGATTGTTGTTGAAATGGACTCTCAATCTATCGAAACAGCAGAGATTTTGAGGAAGACTGGACTTATGTACAGACATTTGGTTTGCAATAAGAATATAACTGATATAAAGTACAGAAATGTTTATCAGAGAAATGCTGCCTTGGCACATATTGAAACGCATCGCCTTAATGGAATCGTATATTTTGCAGATGATGCCAATGTTTACTCTGTTGATCTTTTTACTCAGTTGAGGCAGATAAG GAGATTTGGGACTTGGAAGGTGGCCGCACTTTCGATGAGGGGTGCAATTTTTCGTGATGGCCCTGTATTTAATGGGAGTGAGATTATCGGTTGGAGCACTCGTGAATTGACTCGGCGATTTCATGCTGATATGTCTGGTTTTGCTTTCAATAGTACTATACTATGGGATCCAAAGAGATGGCACCGCCATATACTTGAGCCTATTCGGCAGATTGACACTCTAAAAGAGAGATTCCTG GCGAGTGCGTTCATTGAGCAAATTGTAGAGGATGAAAGCCAAATGGAGGGGTTACTAGGGAATTGCTCGAGCATTATGGTATGGCGCTTTCCCCTTGAATCATCTTCCTCATCATACCCTCGCCAGTGGTTTATCAGCAGAAATGTCGAGAAGCAACTTTCAACTGAAGTGGTATGA
- the LOC130804598 gene encoding LOW QUALITY PROTEIN: uncharacterized protein LOC130804598 (The sequence of the model RefSeq protein was modified relative to this genomic sequence to represent the inferred CDS: inserted 3 bases in 3 codons; deleted 1 base in 1 codon; substituted 2 bases at 2 genomic stop codons) has protein sequence MAMAIRAFLLXFFFLSSSFFAFALYEDQIGLMDWXLSLSSNQQYLGKVKQAVFHTPKAERKRLVVSTEESVIASLDLRRGQIFWRHVLGEKDPIDHIDIALGSILRAWNLPDGQMVWESFLVGKKPSESLLLTVIDLKVERDNVILVYSNGCLHAVSSVDGLVLWNLELESVELQQLVKPVSGDVMYAVGFAGSSKLHAYGMNIKTGELLLRDSIDIPGGFSRDLSPVSSEIFVALDVQLTLLGIVRLNDGKLSFKEAEIHDLVPQIFERATVLPLKLVGMFAIRCSPYIVFVKVNDQSKLEVVDKIEDSAAVSDALSFTEEQQAFGIVQQGGGKTHLTVKPGDDYSTDLLKESIQIXPERGLVQKVFINNYIRTDGSYXFRALVVMEDHSSLLLQQGNIVWTREDGLASIVDVTTSELPLEKKGVSVGKMEQGLLEWLKGHFLKLKGTLMLGHPEDMAAIQELRIKSSGKSNLTEDHNGFWKLLVALTKAGKVYALQSGDGRVVWSIFLPKLRKSDTCENPVVLNLYQWQVPHHHALNENPAVLVVGRCGNVVDAPGIISIVDTYIGQELNSLGLAHSVAEVIPLPFVDSTVRCLHLFVDANSIVHLYPKTPESAAIFEEFSNVYWHSVDTENNILRGFALNGKCMNELADQFCFRSKDLWSIVLPSDSEKIIATAARKSSEVMADRDVMYKYISKNLLFVATVAPKAAGEIGSVTPDEACLVVYLIDTVTGRILHRVTHHGAQGPVRAVFSENWVVYHYFNLRAHRYEMTVIELYDQSRANVWSLIIGKHNLTSLISSYSRSEIMTKSQSYFFTQSVKTISVTLTAKGITAKQLLVGTTGEQVLAREKRFLDPRRTTNPTPTDLEDXIIPLTDSLPINPKSYLTHALKVEGLRGIVSIPAKLESTILIFAYETDLSFTRLTPSRTYDSLTEDFSYALLLLTIVALVAAIFVTWILSERKELRDKWR, from the exons ATGGCTATGGCGATTAGGGCATTTCTCC attttttcttcctttcttcttctttttttgcTTTCGCTCTCTATGAAGATCAAATTGGCTTAATGGACTGGTAATTGTCACTTTCTTCA AATCAGCAGTACTTAGGTAAAGTAAAACAAGCTGTTTTTCACACTCCAAAAGCTGAACGAAAGAGACTTGTTGTTTCCACTGAAGAGAGTGTTATCGCTTCTCTTGATCTTCGTCGAGGCCAGATTT TTTGGAGACACGTGCTTGGAGAGAAGGATCCAATTGATCACATTGATATTGCTCTT GGGAGCATCCTTAGAGCATGGAATCTTCCTGATGGGCAGATGGTGTGGGAGTCATTTCTTGTTGGCAAGAAACCATCAGAATCTTTGTTGTTGACAGTG ATTGATTTGAAGGTGGAGCGTGATAATGTAATTCTTGTATATAGTAATGGTTGCCTCCATGCAGTATCTAGTGTAGATGGACTAGTCCTGTGGAATTTGGAACTTGAAAG TGTGGAGCTTCAACAGTTAGTCAAGCCTGTCAGTGGTGATGTCATGTATGCTGTAGGTTTTGCCGGCTCCTCCAAGTTACATGCCTATGGAATGAATATCAAAACTGGAGAGTTACTCCTGCGAGATTCTATTGACATTCCTGGTGGCTTCTCTAGGGATTTATCTCCTGTTTCCAGTGAAATATTTGTAGCTCTGGATGTTCAGCTTACATTGCTGGGGATAGTAAGGTTAAATGATGGAAAACTCAGTTTCAAGGAAGCAGAGATTCATGATCTTGTTCCACAAATTTTTGAAAGGGCTACTGTATTACCTTTGAAGCTAGTAGGAATGTTTGCCATAAGGTGCAGTCCCTATATAGTTTTTGTGAAAGTTAATGACCAAAGCAAGCTTGAAGTTGTGGACAAAATTGAAGATTCTGCAGCAGTTAGTGATGCTCTTTCATTTACTGAAGAGCAGCAAGCGTTTGGAATTGTTCAACAAGGGGGTGGTAAAACTCATCTTACAGTGAAGCCTGGTGATGACTATAGTACTGATCTTCTGAAAGAAAGCATTCAGA GACCAGAACGAGGGCTTGTTCAGAAGgttttcataaataattatattcgCACCGATGGATCTTATTGATTTAGAGCATTGGTTGTTATGGAAGATCACTCTTCATTATTATTGCAACAAGGTAATATTGTTTGGACCAGAGAAGATGGGCTTGCTTCAATTGTAGATGTAACTACTTCAGAGCTACCCCTAGAA AAGAAAGGTGTATCAGTTGGCAAAATGGAGCAAGGTCTTCTTGAGTGGCTGAAGG GACACTTTTTGAAACTTAAAGGGACTTTGATGCTTGGTCACCCTGAAGATATGGCCGCCATTCAGGAATTGAGGATAAAGAGTTCTGGAAAAAGCAATTTGACCGAAGATCATAATGGCTTTTGGAAATTGCTAGTAGCACTGACTAAAGCCGGGAAAGTTTATGCATTGCAGTCGGGAGATGGACGAGTAGTTTGGTCCATTTTTCTGCCTAAATTGCGGAAATCCGATACGTGTGAGAATCCTGTTGTTCTCAATCTGTATCAGTGGCAGGTTCCTCATCATCACGCTTTGAATGAGAATCCAGCTGTTCTTGTTGTTGGTCGTTGTGGGAATGTAGTTGATGCGCCTGGTATTATTTCAATTGTTGACACCTACATAGGGCAGGAGCTGAACTCACTGGGGTTAGCTCATTCTGTTGCTGAAGTCATACCATTGCCATTTGTGGACTCAACAGTAAGGTGTCTTCACTTATTTGTAGATGCAAATAGCATTGTGCATTTATACCCTAAGACTCCTGAATCTGCTGCTATATTTGAGGAGTTTTCTAATGTGTACTGGCACTCTGTTGATACTGAAAATAACATATTGAGAGGATTCGCATTAAATGGAAAATGCATGAATGAGCTGGCTGATCAATTTTGCTTTAGGTCAAAGGATCTATGGTCAATTGTACTCCCTTCAGACTCGGAAAAGATCATTGCAACTGCTGCAAGGAAGTCAAGTGAG GTGATGGCTGACCGAGATGTGATGTACAAGTATATATCCAAAAATCTATTATTTGTTGCCACTGTTGCACCAAAAGCGGCTGGTGAAATTGGATCGGTAACCCCTGATGAGGCATGTTTGGTTGTGTACCTCATAGATACTGTGACTGGTCGGATACTACACCGTGTGACGCACCATGGCGCACAGGGTCCTGTCCGTGCA GTTTTCAGTGAGAACTGGGTTGTCTATCACTATTTTAATCTCAGGGCCCATCGATATGAGATGACGGTGATTGAGCTTTATGATCAATCTCGAGCG AATGTCTGGAGCTTGATCATTGGGAAACATAATCTTACTTCCCTAATTTCCTCTTATTCTCGGTCAGAAATCATGACAAAGTCACAATCTTATTTTTTTACCCAATCTGTGAAGACAATATCCGTAACCTTGACCGCAAAGGGAATAACAGCAAAGCAGCTTCTTGTAGGAACTACTGGTGAACAG GTTTTGGCTCGTGAAAAGCGGTTTCTTGATCCTCGTCGGACAACGAATCCAACGCCGACTGATTTAGAGG GTATTATACCTCTAACAGATTCATTGCCTATTAATCCCAAG